From a single Gemmatimonadota bacterium genomic region:
- a CDS encoding P1 family peptidase yields MSSTLCRSLLSCVALAGAALALPPALAAQEPLLQWSGTARFSDGEEEQWIVHLRVEEDRLQGDLLFAAGTGAVLEGIERTGGLAFRFAGASASSHIHCRLLGSDVLSGDCVDASGAMALHLTLTPSARGVGPDYRDDGAARPRARDIGLIVGVFPPGPLNAITDVQGVRVGHATIRQGDDIRTGVTAVIPAPGDLYARPVPAWIYSANGYGKLIGETQVREFGEIETPILLTCTLCVWSAARALAWTLMEADSTPEHTINPVVGETNDSWLSDMWADPVSAAHVREALASASSGVVAEGSVGAGTGTTAFGWKGGIGTSSRMLPESLGGWTVGVLVQTNFGGALTMNGAPVGRELGAFTYRSELARPNDAPEPQPEDGGSLMMVVATDAPLDANTLQRLAERAMFGAVRTGSFAHNSSGDYVVAFSTASGVRRERDAASLRVAPSLSNPQMSPLFAAVVEATEEAIYNAMLKASTTRGRGHVYKALPLDSTLDILQKYGVLHWNRTLPR; encoded by the coding sequence ATGTCCTCGACTCTCTGCAGGTCCCTGCTGTCGTGTGTGGCCCTGGCAGGGGCGGCGCTCGCGCTCCCCCCGGCCCTGGCCGCGCAGGAGCCACTCCTGCAATGGAGTGGCACCGCGCGCTTCTCCGACGGCGAGGAAGAACAGTGGATCGTGCACCTTCGCGTCGAAGAGGACCGACTCCAAGGCGACCTCCTCTTTGCCGCCGGTACAGGCGCGGTGCTCGAAGGCATCGAGCGAACGGGTGGTCTGGCGTTTCGTTTCGCCGGCGCCTCCGCATCCAGCCACATCCACTGCCGGTTGCTGGGAAGCGATGTCCTCAGCGGAGATTGCGTGGACGCCTCTGGCGCGATGGCGCTCCACCTGACGCTCACACCTTCTGCGCGCGGGGTCGGACCCGACTACCGAGACGACGGCGCGGCGCGCCCGCGCGCCCGCGACATTGGTTTGATAGTGGGCGTTTTCCCACCCGGCCCACTCAATGCCATCACAGATGTGCAGGGTGTGCGGGTCGGACACGCCACCATCCGTCAAGGAGACGACATCCGCACCGGCGTGACCGCCGTGATCCCGGCCCCGGGCGATCTGTATGCTCGCCCGGTGCCCGCCTGGATCTACAGCGCCAACGGCTACGGCAAGCTCATCGGCGAGACGCAGGTGCGGGAGTTCGGCGAGATCGAAACTCCCATTCTGCTCACGTGCACGCTCTGTGTCTGGTCCGCCGCACGGGCGTTGGCGTGGACCCTGATGGAAGCAGACAGCACCCCCGAGCACACGATCAACCCGGTAGTCGGCGAAACCAACGACAGTTGGCTGAGCGACATGTGGGCTGATCCTGTCTCGGCAGCCCACGTCCGCGAAGCACTCGCCTCCGCTTCGTCGGGAGTGGTGGCCGAAGGCTCGGTGGGCGCCGGAACCGGCACCACCGCCTTCGGATGGAAGGGTGGGATCGGGACGAGCTCACGGATGCTGCCGGAGTCGTTGGGAGGGTGGACCGTGGGTGTGCTGGTCCAGACCAACTTCGGTGGTGCGCTCACCATGAACGGCGCCCCAGTGGGCCGAGAGCTCGGCGCCTTCACCTACCGAAGCGAGTTGGCCCGACCCAACGACGCGCCCGAGCCCCAGCCGGAGGACGGAGGCTCGTTGATGATGGTGGTGGCCACGGATGCACCGCTCGACGCCAACACGCTTCAGCGTCTGGCGGAGCGCGCCATGTTCGGCGCCGTGCGCACTGGTTCCTTCGCACACAACAGCTCCGGCGACTATGTCGTCGCATTCTCTACGGCCAGCGGTGTTCGGCGCGAGCGGGACGCGGCCAGCCTGCGCGTCGCACCCTCGCTTTCCAACCCCCAGATGTCGCCGCTCTTCGCCGCGGTCGTGGAGGCTACCGAGGAAGCGATCTATAACGCGATGCTCAAAGCATCCACCACGCGCGGCCGCGGGCACGTCTACAAGGCGCTTCCGCTGGACTCCACGCTCGACATCCTGCAGAAGTACGGTGTCCTTCACTGGAACCGTACTCTCCCTCGTTGA
- a CDS encoding FAD-dependent oxidoreductase codes for MRPPGSVLVLGAGVFGLTAAIELAARGWSVEVDEPGPFPHPDAASNDVSKIVRTDYGTDVFYTELAERALEGWERWNQQWGWDAFQRTGFLLLAAGPLEPGSFEHASFVTAVQRGHAVERLDPAAARSGGTCWSEAAYADGYVNRGGGWSPSGRVIEELALRARSMGVTLRVGRRAVAIERRADEPLVRFAGESAPRPADVVVVATGSWTPTLLPELADRVWAVGQPVFHLLVEQPEAWVPPAFLPWAADIAGSGWYGFPALPDGRLKVANHGPGTPLHPDAERVVSSRDEARLRQFLERALPKVADAPIVTRRLCVYTETFDNDFFIDRHPDRPGVVVATGGSGHAYKFGPVLGELIADAVETRENRWLRRFRWRPAGERRVEPARYLGD; via the coding sequence GTGAGGCCGCCCGGCTCCGTCCTGGTCCTGGGCGCTGGCGTGTTCGGCCTCACGGCGGCGATCGAGCTGGCAGCGCGCGGCTGGTCGGTGGAAGTCGACGAGCCAGGACCGTTCCCGCATCCGGATGCTGCGTCCAACGATGTCAGCAAGATCGTCCGCACCGACTACGGCACCGACGTCTTCTATACCGAGCTGGCCGAACGGGCGTTGGAGGGGTGGGAGCGCTGGAACCAGCAGTGGGGGTGGGACGCCTTCCAGCGCACGGGCTTCCTGCTGCTCGCCGCCGGACCGCTGGAGCCAGGCAGCTTCGAGCACGCATCCTTCGTCACCGCCGTGCAGCGGGGGCACGCTGTGGAGCGCCTGGACCCGGCCGCTGCGCGGAGCGGAGGCACGTGCTGGTCGGAGGCCGCCTACGCGGATGGATACGTGAACCGGGGGGGCGGCTGGTCCCCGAGCGGGAGGGTGATCGAGGAGCTGGCGCTGCGCGCGCGGAGCATGGGAGTGACCCTCCGAGTGGGGCGGCGAGCCGTCGCCATCGAGCGGCGCGCCGACGAGCCCCTGGTTCGGTTCGCTGGAGAATCCGCCCCGCGACCAGCGGATGTCGTGGTCGTGGCCACCGGCAGCTGGACCCCCACCCTGCTCCCCGAGCTCGCCGACCGCGTGTGGGCCGTGGGGCAACCCGTCTTCCACCTTCTGGTGGAGCAGCCCGAGGCGTGGGTGCCCCCAGCCTTTCTGCCCTGGGCAGCGGATATCGCGGGTAGCGGCTGGTACGGATTCCCCGCGTTGCCAGACGGCCGCTTGAAGGTGGCCAACCACGGTCCCGGTACACCGCTGCACCCGGACGCGGAGCGAGTGGTCTCGAGCCGCGACGAAGCACGGTTGCGCCAGTTCCTGGAGCGGGCCCTCCCGAAGGTAGCGGATGCGCCGATCGTGACGCGTCGACTGTGCGTCTACACGGAGACCTTCGACAACGATTTCTTCATCGACCGCCACCCCGACCGGCCCGGCGTGGTCGTGGCCACCGGGGGAAGCGGTCACGCCTACAAGTTCGGTCCTGTCCTGGGAGAGCTGATCGCCGACGCGGTGGAGACGCGAGAGAATCGCTGGCTCCGTCGCTTCCGCTGGCGCCCCGCCGGAGAGCGCCGTGTCGAGCCAGCGCGCTATCTGGGTGACTGA
- a CDS encoding caspase family protein — protein sequence MRPLRLSCLLLCGLSLSAAAPAGLQGQATREEQIRAIVEQQLDPQLLRWDSLFAERGYRRLAEAGQVGASNAGETAELSTDLRAGTRYALVAVCDNDCADLDLALLGPDGSDLGQDVETDSQPVVLHTAAATGRYTVRVVTVTCSAEPCWYSFAVYADASATAVEEGQERILVDEAGTLRAGDARLNSGEFVDRFEVEVDVGQTLVVDVRSSEFDTYAYVRSPSGEQTDNDDFEGDASHSHVEIQVQEAGTWVVAATSFEPKETGAYRIRVATRAGTLAAAGSGPRIESGSLEEGDRQLESGEYYDSFAVQGEAGELLVLDLRSEDLDPYLMLIAPSRETVQNDDFEGDAHRSVISQTLTESGEYQVAVTSYAKGETGRYTLRIQHGASTAEGPRTERGTLQEGDEQLQSGEFADVYTVQGTPGQRLLATVSSSDFDTYLIVRGPSQDRAENDDLEGRPGESEVDLTLTETGEYRVVVTSYATGETGSYELRLQQSVLEESTQAQRDVEQLSVGSSVRGTLAEGDGTLEGGEYRDLFVFEGQSGQAISVELSSTEFDTYVGLITPSGENIDNDDWEGSTSRSRVDLVLPEDGRYRIFATSYQAGEVGSYELALSQGAATAANTASATDAPQRIYGVFVGISDYGGRANDLAYTADDARTVARALQTGGGMRAEDAVILTDREATRANVEAAVRQVGQRAGPQDLFVFFYSGHGARVRRDGPQSTDPDALDETLEFFDRGITDDEFSALLGEIQPGVSMLVLDACFSGGFSKDVISVPGRIGFFSSEEDVTSSVAAKFRAGGYLAHFVGDAVGDRLADADGDNAVSAIELSQYLYERYRTDVKSGNPDDYVRTGGPQTGYQHLVVDRGSIPPDRILFR from the coding sequence ATGCGTCCCCTCCGCTTGTCGTGCCTGCTCCTCTGCGGGCTCTCCTTGAGCGCTGCCGCCCCGGCGGGCCTGCAAGGTCAGGCGACCCGCGAGGAGCAGATTCGCGCGATCGTCGAGCAGCAGCTCGACCCCCAGCTCCTTCGCTGGGACTCACTCTTTGCGGAGCGCGGCTATCGACGCCTTGCCGAGGCCGGCCAGGTGGGCGCGTCCAACGCCGGCGAGACTGCCGAGCTCTCCACCGACCTGCGAGCCGGCACGCGCTACGCCCTGGTGGCGGTGTGTGACAACGACTGTGCCGACCTCGACCTGGCGTTGCTCGGGCCGGACGGGAGCGATCTGGGTCAGGACGTGGAGACCGACTCGCAGCCCGTCGTCCTGCACACGGCTGCGGCCACCGGCCGCTATACGGTTCGCGTTGTGACCGTCACCTGCTCAGCGGAGCCCTGCTGGTATTCCTTCGCCGTGTATGCGGATGCGTCGGCGACCGCGGTCGAAGAAGGGCAGGAGCGCATCCTGGTCGACGAGGCCGGGACCTTGCGCGCTGGCGATGCGCGCCTGAACAGCGGCGAGTTCGTGGATCGTTTCGAGGTGGAAGTCGACGTGGGGCAGACGTTGGTCGTCGATGTGCGCTCCAGTGAGTTCGACACCTACGCGTACGTACGCTCCCCAAGCGGCGAGCAGACCGACAACGACGATTTCGAAGGCGACGCCTCCCATTCGCATGTGGAGATCCAGGTCCAGGAGGCTGGCACCTGGGTGGTGGCGGCGACGTCGTTCGAGCCCAAGGAGACGGGCGCGTATCGTATTCGCGTCGCAACCCGTGCGGGCACTCTCGCCGCAGCGGGCTCGGGGCCGCGGATCGAGTCCGGAAGCCTGGAAGAGGGCGACCGTCAGTTGGAGAGCGGGGAGTACTACGACTCCTTCGCGGTTCAGGGAGAGGCAGGCGAGTTGCTGGTGCTGGATCTGCGTTCTGAAGATCTGGATCCGTACCTGATGCTCATCGCGCCGAGCCGCGAGACCGTCCAGAACGACGACTTCGAAGGTGACGCGCATCGGTCGGTCATCTCACAGACTCTGACGGAGAGCGGTGAATATCAGGTCGCGGTCACCAGCTACGCGAAGGGCGAGACCGGGCGCTATACCCTCCGGATCCAGCACGGCGCTTCCACTGCGGAGGGCCCCCGTACGGAGCGAGGGACGCTACAGGAGGGAGACGAGCAGCTGCAGTCCGGCGAGTTCGCCGACGTCTACACCGTCCAGGGGACTCCCGGTCAACGGCTGCTGGCCACGGTTTCGTCGTCCGACTTCGACACCTATCTGATCGTGCGCGGACCCAGCCAGGACCGGGCCGAGAACGACGACCTGGAAGGCCGCCCCGGGGAGAGCGAGGTCGATCTGACCTTGACGGAGACGGGCGAGTACCGGGTCGTGGTGACTTCGTATGCCACCGGGGAGACGGGCAGCTATGAATTGCGCCTGCAGCAGTCGGTGCTGGAAGAAAGCACCCAAGCGCAACGCGACGTGGAGCAACTGAGCGTCGGTAGCTCGGTACGGGGTACGCTCGCCGAGGGGGACGGCACGCTGGAGGGAGGCGAGTACCGCGACCTGTTCGTCTTCGAGGGCCAGTCGGGGCAGGCCATCTCGGTTGAGTTGAGCTCCACCGAGTTCGACACCTATGTCGGTCTGATCACACCCTCGGGAGAGAATATCGACAACGACGATTGGGAGGGCAGCACCAGTCGCTCGCGCGTGGATCTGGTCCTACCCGAAGATGGCCGCTACCGGATCTTCGCCACTTCCTACCAAGCCGGAGAAGTGGGGAGCTACGAGTTGGCCCTCTCGCAGGGGGCGGCCACCGCGGCCAACACGGCCTCCGCAACGGACGCTCCCCAGCGGATCTACGGCGTGTTCGTGGGGATCAGCGACTACGGCGGGCGGGCCAACGACCTCGCCTACACGGCCGACGACGCGCGGACCGTCGCCCGCGCGCTGCAAACCGGCGGAGGCATGCGCGCGGAGGACGCCGTCATCCTCACCGATCGGGAAGCCACGCGTGCCAACGTGGAAGCGGCCGTGCGTCAGGTCGGCCAACGCGCCGGGCCCCAGGATCTGTTCGTGTTCTTCTATTCGGGGCACGGTGCCCGGGTGCGCAGGGACGGGCCCCAGTCCACCGACCCCGATGCGTTGGACGAGACGCTCGAGTTCTTCGACCGCGGCATCACGGATGACGAGTTCTCCGCGCTGCTCGGCGAGATCCAACCCGGCGTGTCCATGCTCGTGCTCGACGCCTGCTTCAGCGGAGGGTTCTCCAAGGACGTCATCTCCGTGCCCGGTCGGATCGGCTTCTTCTCCTCGGAGGAGGACGTCACCTCCTCGGTGGCAGCCAAGTTCCGGGCGGGGGGCTACCTGGCCCATTTCGTCGGCGACGCGGTGGGAGACCGGCTCGCGGATGCCGACGGGGACAACGCCGTCTCGGCCATCGAGCTCAGCCAATACCTCTACGAGCGCTACCGCACGGATGTGAAGTCCGGCAATCCGGACGACTACGTGCGCACGGGGGGTCCCCAGACCGGCTATCAGCACCTGGTCGTCGATCGCGGGAGCATCCCACCGGACCGCATCCTCTTCCGCTAG
- a CDS encoding creatininase family protein, translating into MSGPVLELERLRSPEVRALLDRGMRTAVFACGAVEQHGPHLPMFMDAEHGTHLALAVAERLGDALVAPTIRVGCSDHHLAFAGSLSIRSSTLVALLHDYCRSLAHHGFERVCIIPSHGGNFRIIEEAVPGLRAEFPALTIVAFTDIMALMRLWTELAEAESGLGERVGGHADIAETAIMLAMHPDLVRQDLAAEGYRGGITPEKLEQMIRDGFDTVSPNGILGDARGASAALGQRLIQGVADEIVRLLDTSRPASA; encoded by the coding sequence ATGAGCGGTCCGGTCCTGGAACTGGAGCGGCTACGCTCCCCTGAAGTCCGAGCTCTGTTGGACCGGGGCATGCGAACCGCGGTCTTCGCGTGCGGAGCCGTCGAGCAGCATGGGCCTCACCTCCCCATGTTCATGGATGCCGAGCACGGCACGCACCTCGCGTTGGCCGTGGCGGAGCGCCTGGGCGACGCGCTGGTGGCACCAACCATCCGCGTAGGTTGCTCGGACCACCACCTTGCCTTCGCGGGATCGCTCAGCATCCGCAGCAGCACACTGGTGGCTCTGCTACACGACTACTGTCGCAGCCTCGCGCACCACGGGTTCGAGCGGGTCTGCATCATCCCCTCGCATGGGGGGAACTTCCGCATCATCGAAGAGGCGGTCCCGGGCCTCCGTGCCGAGTTCCCAGCGCTGACCATCGTCGCTTTCACCGACATCATGGCGTTGATGCGCCTTTGGACCGAGCTGGCCGAGGCGGAGTCAGGCCTGGGTGAGCGTGTGGGAGGACACGCCGACATTGCCGAGACGGCCATCATGCTGGCCATGCACCCGGATCTGGTTCGCCAGGATCTCGCTGCCGAGGGCTACCGGGGAGGAATCACTCCGGAGAAGCTGGAGCAGATGATCCGCGACGGGTTCGACACGGTCTCTCCCAACGGGATCCTCGGAGATGCCCGTGGGGCCAGCGCCGCGCTCGGCCAGCGGCTCATCCAGGGAGTGGCGGACGAGATCGTACGCCTGCTGGACACATCGCGCCCGGCGAGCGCCTGA
- a CDS encoding OmpW family outer membrane protein, whose product MASRRRMHVSEIRTIQVHTICVCAAMGETSLTPIVLFLTERRIRIVLLMVEGKFHTSIRSHGMRLLRLFSILGLLTAAAMPAAAQSGDGPWMIRVRGLYLLPADQSDAIPSLNVPADAITVSTKVFPELDIVRFFNANIAAELVLTYPQQHDVELSGTNIGTFKHLPPTLLLQYHLMPDGVVRPYLGAGVNLTLLSSVELNVPGVGALDLEDSSLGWAAQVGADIRIMEGRFLNLDVKKVAIGSDVLAGGDAVSAVGVDPWLFSVGLGVRF is encoded by the coding sequence ATGGCGTCTCGGCGTCGCATGCACGTGTCCGAGATTCGAACGATTCAAGTCCATACGATCTGCGTTTGCGCCGCCATGGGGGAGACATCCCTCACACCGATCGTTCTATTCCTGACAGAACGCCGCATCCGCATCGTGCTACTCATGGTCGAAGGGAAGTTCCACACTTCGATTCGGAGTCATGGCATGCGCTTGCTTCGGTTGTTCTCCATCCTGGGACTGCTCACGGCAGCAGCGATGCCGGCCGCGGCGCAGAGCGGGGATGGCCCGTGGATGATCCGTGTGCGAGGCCTCTATCTGCTGCCTGCCGATCAGTCCGACGCCATCCCGTCCCTGAACGTTCCCGCGGACGCGATCACGGTCAGCACCAAGGTGTTTCCCGAGTTGGACATCGTCCGCTTCTTCAATGCGAACATCGCCGCCGAGTTGGTCCTCACCTATCCACAACAGCATGACGTGGAGTTGAGCGGCACCAACATCGGCACGTTCAAGCATCTGCCCCCCACGCTGCTGCTCCAGTACCACCTCATGCCGGACGGTGTGGTTCGCCCCTACCTCGGCGCGGGTGTGAACCTCACGCTTCTTTCGTCGGTGGAGTTGAATGTGCCCGGCGTGGGTGCCCTGGACCTGGAAGACAGCTCGCTGGGGTGGGCCGCCCAGGTCGGCGCCGACATCCGGATCATGGAGGGCCGCTTCCTGAACCTGGATGTGAAGAAGGTGGCCATCGGCTCGGATGTCCTGGCGGGTGGAGACGCGGTATCGGCAGTCGGCGTGGATCCCTGGCTCTTCAGCGTGGGGCTGGGAGTGCGGTTCTGA
- a CDS encoding pyridoxal-phosphate dependent enzyme, with amino-acid sequence MLPLDPVPLEEIEAARRRIAGSAVRTPLVRLDVDGPAEVWLKLENLQPIGSFKLRGASNALAQADPSRLGRGVYTASAGNMAQGVAWNARRLGVPCSVVVPEGAPRTKLDAIARLGARSVPKPFAEWWNVLVEHGHPEMEGFFVHPVSDPAVLAGNATIGLEIVEDLPDVDAVVVAYGGGALSCGIACAVEALKPGTPVYAAEVDTAAPFAASLEAGSPQSIEWVRSFVDGIGSRGVLPEMWPLANKVLAGSIVSSLADVARAVRLLVERSRVVAEGAGAAAVAGALSGRAGTGKVVAVVSGGNIDLSTLARILAGADS; translated from the coding sequence ATGCTTCCCCTGGATCCTGTTCCCCTCGAAGAGATCGAGGCCGCGCGCCGGCGCATTGCCGGGTCCGCGGTGCGCACACCGTTGGTGCGGCTCGACGTGGACGGGCCTGCCGAGGTCTGGCTCAAGCTCGAGAACCTCCAGCCCATCGGGTCGTTCAAGCTCCGGGGGGCCAGCAATGCCCTCGCGCAGGCCGATCCGTCCCGCTTGGGTCGGGGCGTCTACACTGCCTCTGCAGGGAACATGGCCCAGGGGGTCGCCTGGAATGCCCGTAGACTCGGGGTGCCCTGTAGTGTGGTGGTCCCCGAGGGCGCGCCCCGCACCAAGCTCGACGCGATCGCCCGCCTGGGCGCTCGCTCGGTCCCCAAGCCGTTCGCGGAGTGGTGGAACGTCCTGGTCGAGCACGGCCATCCGGAGATGGAGGGGTTCTTCGTCCACCCGGTCAGCGACCCCGCGGTCCTCGCCGGCAACGCGACCATCGGCCTGGAGATCGTCGAGGACCTCCCGGACGTGGATGCCGTGGTGGTCGCGTACGGTGGGGGCGCGCTCAGCTGCGGGATCGCCTGCGCCGTCGAGGCGCTCAAGCCCGGCACGCCCGTCTACGCGGCAGAAGTGGATACGGCCGCACCCTTCGCAGCTTCGCTGGAAGCCGGCTCGCCTCAGAGCATCGAGTGGGTGCGGAGCTTCGTGGACGGAATCGGATCACGGGGGGTGCTCCCCGAGATGTGGCCGCTTGCCAACAAGGTCCTGGCCGGCTCCATCGTCTCTTCTCTCGCAGACGTCGCCCGTGCGGTTCGGCTTTTGGTCGAGCGCAGTCGTGTCGTGGCGGAGGGTGCCGGTGCCGCCGCAGTGGCCGGCGCTTTGTCGGGGCGCGCGGGCACGGGCAAAGTGGTTGCTGTCGTCTCCGGGGGGAACATCGATCTGAGTACGCTGGCACGGATCCTGGCCGGCGCGGACAGCTGA
- a CDS encoding DUF1028 domain-containing protein: protein MRPASLSLILMAATVGVAGPLAAQSESLPWPPVATFSIVGFDPETGEVGVAVQSRVFSVGNGVIWGEAGVGVVATQAIVDVSYGPQALELLRQGMAPEEVVRTIWERDPDPRPGDWTKEGRQFSVMNARGEVATYTGPKASEWAGHRIGHFCSAQGNILAGPAVVDEMVRAFEQTEGHLSFRLLAALEAGQVAGGDRRGMQSAAMLIVEEDGGVWLNNDVVLRLQVDDSPEPIRELRRLVEMAGEQRDRIRGGRR, encoded by the coding sequence ATGCGCCCAGCCTCCCTCTCGTTGATCCTGATGGCCGCCACCGTCGGCGTCGCCGGCCCGCTCGCCGCTCAGAGTGAATCGCTTCCCTGGCCACCGGTCGCCACCTTTTCGATCGTCGGATTCGACCCGGAAACCGGAGAGGTGGGAGTCGCGGTCCAGTCTCGGGTCTTTTCCGTAGGGAACGGTGTGATCTGGGGAGAGGCCGGGGTCGGAGTGGTTGCGACCCAGGCGATCGTGGACGTCTCCTACGGTCCCCAGGCGCTGGAGCTGCTGCGCCAGGGAATGGCTCCCGAGGAGGTGGTGCGCACGATCTGGGAGCGAGATCCGGATCCCAGACCCGGGGATTGGACCAAGGAGGGCCGCCAGTTCTCGGTGATGAACGCCCGGGGAGAGGTGGCCACCTACACCGGTCCGAAGGCCAGCGAGTGGGCCGGCCACCGCATCGGGCACTTCTGCTCGGCGCAGGGCAACATCCTGGCTGGACCGGCGGTGGTGGACGAGATGGTGCGCGCCTTCGAGCAGACCGAGGGGCACCTCTCCTTCCGTTTGCTCGCCGCCCTGGAGGCGGGTCAGGTCGCCGGGGGCGACCGCCGGGGCATGCAGTCGGCTGCCATGCTCATCGTGGAGGAGGACGGCGGGGTATGGCTCAACAACGACGTCGTCCTCCGTCTGCAGGTGGATGATTCGCCCGAGCCGATTCGCGAGCTTCGCCGGCTGGTGGAAATGGCGGGGGAGCAACGAGACCGGATCCGAGGCGGTCGCCGCTGA
- a CDS encoding BLUF domain-containing protein translates to MQDLQTDAEGLLRLVYVSTATVPFGRDDLLALVRPIRVRNQVNAVTGLLVYDEGRFLQLLEGPQDEVEATFQRIRVDPRHRDVTVLFRAAARSRMFGEWQMGLVRLDDLPPERHLGLVDFVRFRLLPGSEDSTSAEEAWSWFEEFRERALSRATDR, encoded by the coding sequence ATGCAGGATCTCCAAACCGACGCCGAGGGCCTTCTTCGGCTCGTCTATGTCAGCACCGCTACCGTGCCCTTCGGCCGGGACGACCTGCTGGCCTTGGTACGACCCATCCGGGTGCGGAATCAGGTCAACGCGGTCACCGGACTCCTCGTGTACGATGAAGGGCGTTTCCTCCAACTGTTGGAGGGTCCCCAGGACGAGGTGGAAGCCACGTTCCAACGGATCCGCGTCGACCCGCGCCATCGGGACGTCACCGTGTTGTTCCGGGCGGCGGCGCGCTCGCGCATGTTCGGCGAATGGCAGATGGGTTTGGTCCGCCTGGACGATCTTCCCCCGGAGCGCCACCTGGGCCTGGTGGACTTCGTCCGCTTCCGACTCCTGCCGGGGAGCGAGGATTCGACCTCGGCGGAGGAGGCGTGGAGCTGGTTCGAGGAGTTCCGCGAGCGGGCGCTGAGCCGGGCGACCGACCGGTAG